From Populus trichocarpa isolate Nisqually-1 chromosome 19, P.trichocarpa_v4.1, whole genome shotgun sequence, a single genomic window includes:
- the LOC7467448 gene encoding allergen Asp f 7 homolog → MDKGSSTKEEIQGDVLQISHSPSIFVAGFNALLRCLGLGTVDHQRITQESSSTSSSKQEDDEKASEESPQYPPPTRTSDPQADPPTDTSEDPSTDAAVSALARRTPPVSRGGGGQTNTTTS, encoded by the exons ATGGATAAAGGGTCATCAACAAAGGAGGAGATACAGGGAGATGTTCTTCAAATCTCTCATAGCCCTTCCATTTTTGTTGCAGGTTTCAATGCTCTTCTCAGGTGTTTGGGACTGGGTACTGTTGATCACCAAAGGATAACCCAAGAAAGCTCATCAACTTCAAGTTCAAAgcaagaagatgatgaaaaagCCTCTGAAGAAAGCCCACAATATCCTCCTCCAACAAGAACTTCAGACCCACAAGCTGATCCTCCCACAGATACCTCT GAAGATCCTTCTACAGATGCAGCAGTAAGTGCTCTTGCGAGGCGGACTCCACCAGTAAGCAGAGGGGGAGGGGGGCAGACTAATACCACCACATCCTAA